A single genomic interval of Nitrospiria bacterium harbors:
- a CDS encoding sulfotransferase — protein sequence MVLPAFVGIGAPRCGTRWLAQCLSEHPQIALPPSEVYFFTTRRMVHSNWSKGLTWYSEQFEKHLKPGITTWGEITPIYLFDDDTPHLMNQCIPKAKLICCLRDQSDRAFSWYRLFLRFNPDIFWTNYSFRQFMIYHTEVYGREGFYLDHLQKYFDMYPRESILVLLYEDLEKDPTAYIQAVFRFLQVNPTFVPPSVRKQINPMNLLLPRSKVLGGFLERNKNKLRGSKIGKFLNQINTKEVVGANFPSRHQLSSEIRERMFDLYYSHNKNLGEFLGRDLNHWNCP from the coding sequence ATGGTTCTTCCAGCATTTGTGGGGATAGGGGCCCCTCGGTGTGGGACACGCTGGCTAGCTCAATGTCTTTCAGAGCATCCCCAGATTGCCCTGCCCCCAAGCGAGGTCTATTTTTTTACAACCCGAAGGATGGTGCACTCGAACTGGTCGAAAGGTTTAACCTGGTACTCTGAACAATTTGAAAAACATTTGAAGCCTGGAATTACGACATGGGGTGAGATAACCCCGATTTATTTGTTTGATGATGATACACCCCACTTAATGAATCAATGTATTCCTAAGGCTAAGTTAATTTGTTGCCTGAGAGATCAATCCGATCGAGCTTTTTCATGGTATCGGCTTTTCTTGCGATTTAATCCAGATATCTTTTGGACAAATTATTCCTTTAGGCAATTTATGATTTACCATACCGAGGTATATGGGAGAGAGGGGTTTTATTTAGACCATTTGCAGAAATATTTTGATATGTATCCCAGAGAGTCAATTCTAGTTCTCCTCTATGAGGATCTAGAAAAGGATCCAACAGCCTATATCCAGGCGGTTTTCCGTTTCCTGCAGGTTAATCCAACCTTTGTACCTCCATCGGTAAGGAAGCAGATCAATCCCATGAATCTTCTTTTACCCAGAAGTAAAGTGCTAGGAGGATTCTTGGAAAGAAATAAAAATAAATTGCGGGGAAGTAAGATTGGAAAATTTCTTAATCAAATCAATACCAAGGAAGTTGTAGGGGCTAACTTTCCGAGTAGACATCAATTGAGTTCTGAAATCAGAGAAAGAATGTTTGATTTGTATTATAGCCATAACAAAAACCTCGGAGAATTTTTAGGTCGTGATTTGAATCACTGGAACTGTCCGTAG
- a CDS encoding ABC transporter permease: MEVKPLTIIEPRKGVRPVKFKDFIHYFDLFYFLVLRSIKVKYKQTFLGPIWALVRPITQILILSVFFGKVLGVPSNGVPYPLFVLGGLLPWILFVSIISQSTESVVGFSNIIKKVFFPRFIIPMSTLGPALIEFFLANVLLVGLMVYYRFSPGREIILIPFLVFLTVISAIGIGMFLAAWNVFFRDFRFMVPLLLQGWMFLTPIIYPLSIIPKSWQKWFYFNPMTGIVQNYKAALVNQPYDIFGLMVSTFLCFGLFLCGFIFFIRSEHKFVDAL, encoded by the coding sequence ATGGAAGTTAAACCGTTAACGATTATAGAACCCCGAAAAGGTGTTCGCCCAGTAAAATTTAAAGATTTTATCCATTATTTTGATCTGTTTTATTTTTTGGTTCTAAGAAGTATTAAAGTTAAATATAAACAGACATTTTTAGGGCCCATTTGGGCTTTGGTTCGACCGATCACCCAAATATTAATTTTAAGTGTTTTTTTTGGGAAAGTCCTAGGTGTTCCTTCAAATGGGGTACCCTATCCCCTCTTTGTTTTAGGGGGGTTACTTCCTTGGATTCTCTTTGTGTCGATTATTTCCCAATCGACAGAAAGTGTGGTTGGGTTTTCAAATATTATTAAAAAAGTTTTTTTCCCTCGTTTTATTATTCCCATGTCCACCTTGGGTCCTGCATTAATTGAGTTTTTTTTGGCCAATGTACTTCTAGTGGGTTTAATGGTTTATTACAGATTCTCCCCAGGAAGAGAAATTATTTTAATCCCATTTTTGGTATTTTTGACCGTTATTTCAGCAATTGGAATAGGGATGTTTTTAGCCGCTTGGAATGTTTTTTTTCGGGATTTTCGGTTTATGGTTCCTCTTTTGCTCCAGGGTTGGATGTTTTTAACTCCTATTATTTATCCATTGAGTATTATTCCAAAATCTTGGCAGAAATGGTTTTATTTTAACCCCATGACTGGCATTGTTCAAAATTATAAAGCAGCATTGGTAAATCAACCCTATGACATTTTTGGACTTATGGTTTCCACTTTTCTTTGCTTTGGTTTGTTTTTGTGTGGTTTTATTTTTTTTATTCGGTCAGAACATAAATTTGTTGATGCTTTATAA
- a CDS encoding ABC transporter permease, whose amino-acid sequence MKLFAIAYNTFKEAVRDKILYNLLIFALLLIGGSILIATLTVGEQSKIIMDIGLASINLFGVMIAIFLGIGLVSKEIEKRTIYTVLSKPIGRSQFLLGKYAGLLLTLLVNSMIMTVGLYLVLMVNEVRWSHSMWNVEPRILQAVFLIYLELMIITGVALLFSTFTTSTLAAIFSIFIYVIGHISGDLVGLSQKVSIGFLSVLLKGLYYILPNLDQFDIKGQVVHQVLVEPSYFLLTSIYAFLYVSLLFVISSVIFQRREFK is encoded by the coding sequence ATGAAACTTTTTGCCATTGCTTATAATACCTTTAAAGAAGCGGTTCGGGATAAAATATTATACAATTTGCTGATTTTTGCCCTTCTCCTGATTGGCGGGTCAATTTTGATTGCAACACTGACGGTGGGAGAACAATCTAAAATAATTATGGACATTGGGTTGGCCAGTATCAACCTGTTCGGAGTGATGATTGCCATTTTTTTGGGGATTGGTTTAGTGAGCAAGGAAATCGAGAAAAGGACCATTTACACGGTTCTTTCAAAACCCATTGGCAGGTCTCAATTTCTCTTGGGAAAATATGCCGGTTTACTGTTAACCCTCTTGGTGAATTCTATGATTATGACCGTAGGGCTTTATTTGGTGTTAATGGTCAATGAGGTTCGCTGGAGCCATAGTATGTGGAACGTGGAACCTCGAATTTTGCAGGCGGTGTTTCTCATCTACTTGGAGTTAATGATCATCACGGGGGTTGCCCTTTTGTTTTCCACCTTTACCACCTCTACCCTTGCGGCCATATTTTCCATTTTCATTTATGTAATCGGTCATATCAGCGGAGATTTGGTGGGGTTGAGTCAGAAAGTTTCCATAGGTTTTTTAAGTGTTTTGTTAAAAGGTCTGTATTATATCCTTCCCAACCTTGATCAGTTTGACATTAAAGGACAAGTTGTTCATCAGGTTTTGGTGGAACCTTCCTATTTTCTGTTAACCTCGATCTATGCCTTCCTTTACGTCAGTTTATTGTTTGTTATTTCCTCGGTTATTTTCCAAAGGCGGGAATTTAAATAA
- a CDS encoding sulfotransferase domain-containing protein — MAINNIKREKGIEYSPRMVMGRKNAAKQGIIHWIQRWVFFKNSRSARPKILANSIPKAGTNLLLEVFKNMEGLQNANRGVDFLMSFSEIKASLRELREGEYLYGHLYYDQEIGSFLKQFSVSHVLIVRDPRDVAVSLAFYVKTRSSNRLHEYFRGLNSDMERILCSIQGVPDNVLAGKTGLLSLAERYRRFSPWLKDERCLIIRFEDLIGRQGRGDREKQLKTIKCISQHIGIPLKEDQIQNIANGLFNKLSPTFRAGNIGGWKEYLDPMMMAKLEADKAIYRAYGYEL; from the coding sequence ATGGCGATCAATAATATTAAAAGGGAAAAGGGGATAGAATACTCACCACGCATGGTTATGGGGAGGAAAAATGCTGCAAAGCAGGGAATCATTCATTGGATACAAAGGTGGGTTTTTTTCAAGAATTCCAGAAGCGCAAGACCAAAAATATTAGCGAATAGCATTCCAAAGGCAGGAACAAATTTACTTCTTGAGGTATTCAAAAATATGGAAGGTCTTCAAAACGCAAATCGAGGAGTGGATTTTCTAATGTCATTTTCGGAAATTAAGGCCTCACTGAGAGAACTGAGGGAGGGAGAATATCTATATGGCCATCTTTACTATGACCAAGAAATTGGTTCCTTTCTAAAACAGTTTTCCGTTTCTCATGTTCTTATTGTCAGAGATCCACGAGATGTGGCAGTGTCGCTGGCGTTTTATGTGAAAACACGATCTTCCAATCGTCTCCACGAATATTTCCGGGGTTTGAATTCGGATATGGAACGCATCCTTTGTTCAATTCAGGGGGTTCCGGATAATGTTTTGGCGGGAAAAACTGGATTGCTAAGTTTAGCAGAACGGTATCGGCGATTTTCTCCGTGGCTCAAAGATGAACGATGTCTGATTATCAGGTTTGAAGATTTGATTGGCCGCCAAGGAAGGGGAGACCGCGAGAAACAGCTCAAGACCATCAAATGTATTTCCCAACATATTGGCATTCCGCTTAAAGAGGATCAAATCCAAAATATAGCCAATGGTTTGTTTAACAAACTCTCTCCGACGTTTAGAGCCGGAAATATAGGTGGATGGAAAGAGTATTTGGACCCAATGATGATGGCAAAGTTAGAGGCTGATAAAGCAATTTATAGGGCTTATGGCTATGAACTATGA
- a CDS encoding winged helix-turn-helix transcriptional regulator, producing MNSLDDEALRTLHILNEVSKNNQLTQRVLSERLGVALGCTNLYLKRLIKKGLIKVKGIPGKRYLYYLTPNGFSEKTALSFRYIQFSWKNFKELRQQWLGVFEDLQIYGVRRVVLCGTDGMSELAFLSIGETDLEVVGVVDEERVGKNFCGHKIEPFSWVCRNKFDRIILIPNPIELGKVQNHREALISNGVGEEEMVFLNPGEHSLRKEKSNKAWIYSNGS from the coding sequence ATGAACAGTTTGGATGATGAAGCCCTTCGAACGTTACATATCCTAAATGAGGTTTCAAAAAACAATCAATTAACCCAACGGGTCCTTAGTGAACGCCTGGGGGTTGCACTTGGGTGTACTAATCTATATCTAAAACGTCTTATTAAGAAGGGTTTGATCAAAGTTAAGGGGATTCCTGGGAAAAGGTATTTATATTATCTTACCCCCAATGGATTTTCAGAAAAAACGGCTTTATCCTTCCGGTATATACAATTTTCCTGGAAAAATTTTAAGGAACTTAGACAGCAATGGCTTGGGGTCTTTGAAGACCTTCAAATATATGGTGTGAGAAGAGTTGTGCTTTGTGGGACGGATGGGATGTCTGAACTTGCGTTTCTTTCCATAGGGGAAACCGACCTTGAAGTTGTTGGAGTAGTTGATGAAGAGAGGGTTGGTAAAAATTTTTGTGGTCATAAGATTGAACCATTTTCATGGGTATGCAGAAATAAATTCGATCGAATAATATTAATACCCAATCCAATTGAATTAGGTAAAGTTCAGAACCACCGGGAAGCGTTGATTTCTAATGGTGTGGGAGAAGAAGAAATGGTTTTTTTGAACCCTGGAGAACATAGTTTAAGGAAGGAAAAAAGTAATAAAGCGTGGATTTATTCGAATGGAAGTTAA
- a CDS encoding glycosyltransferase, with product MDDMSIQWFDRESLDRAIIDLIQDVDVVLDIGCGIRPQSFFHPKLHICCEPHLEYVQDLQGRFKGIFNVVIVQEEAQNLVRMMPDQSVDSIFLLDVVEHLEKESGRSLISECERIARRQIIVFTPLGFVPQEYKAGEEDAWGFRGGQWQAHKSGWTPNDFDSKWEVLASKKYHTTDAKGEALEPPFGAFWAIKERKIDALPVKLGVLSHILPPSPSGQAMVLYRLFRDFDPKGYCLISKTKYEFDPYDWRQKSESKLLSKYLHLPPENQMKGLRSFIFRNFLKPLSAFYQVYQRAKNILRLIRQEKCDALLACTGDQYDLPAGYLAARMANIKFYVYIFDDFRGQWINPISRRFARWVEPVVIRGASGVIVPNEYLFDQYRSRYKITPLVVHNPCEIPVKEEKKESIRYSLNQPVQMVYTGAVYQAHYDAFQRLIGALQLIERYKINLYVYTSQPFKKLEQEGICGPVIYKGHQLPSVISKVQQKADILFLPLAFDSPFPDVIRTSAPGKLGEYLVSGRPILVHAPENSFLAQYFKHHQCGWVVDQKDPVQLRDTIYSILENESVREKLIKNARNRAIEDFGLEKVRLNFLKLFEERK from the coding sequence ATGGATGACATGAGCATTCAATGGTTCGATAGGGAATCCCTAGATCGTGCAATTATAGATCTCATTCAAGATGTGGATGTTGTGCTTGATATAGGGTGTGGAATTCGTCCTCAGAGTTTTTTCCATCCCAAATTGCACATTTGCTGCGAACCCCACCTGGAATACGTCCAAGACCTCCAAGGTCGCTTTAAAGGTATTTTCAATGTGGTGATTGTTCAAGAGGAAGCACAAAATTTGGTAAGAATGATGCCCGATCAATCGGTAGACAGCATTTTTTTACTGGATGTTGTCGAGCATTTGGAAAAAGAGTCTGGGCGAAGTTTAATTTCAGAGTGTGAACGAATTGCAAGAAGGCAAATTATAGTGTTCACGCCACTGGGATTTGTTCCCCAGGAATACAAAGCGGGAGAAGAGGACGCATGGGGTTTTCGGGGAGGACAATGGCAGGCACATAAATCAGGATGGACCCCAAACGATTTCGATTCCAAGTGGGAAGTTCTCGCTTCAAAAAAATACCATACCACTGATGCCAAAGGTGAAGCCCTTGAACCCCCCTTTGGTGCATTTTGGGCTATAAAGGAGCGAAAAATTGATGCCTTGCCTGTAAAATTAGGGGTCCTTTCTCACATTTTACCCCCATCTCCTTCAGGACAGGCAATGGTTTTATATCGATTATTTCGTGATTTTGATCCAAAAGGATATTGCTTAATTTCAAAAACAAAATACGAGTTTGATCCCTATGATTGGAGACAGAAATCGGAATCAAAATTGTTGTCAAAATACCTGCACCTTCCCCCAGAAAATCAAATGAAGGGATTAAGGTCTTTCATTTTTAGGAATTTCCTGAAACCCCTTAGCGCTTTTTATCAGGTTTATCAACGGGCGAAAAACATCCTTCGCTTAATTAGACAAGAGAAATGCGATGCCCTTTTGGCCTGTACAGGAGACCAATACGATTTACCAGCCGGATATTTAGCCGCACGGATGGCAAATATCAAGTTTTACGTTTACATATTTGATGATTTCAGGGGCCAATGGATTAATCCTATTTCTCGCAGATTTGCACGGTGGGTGGAACCCGTTGTCATCAGGGGTGCATCAGGAGTGATTGTACCCAACGAGTATTTATTTGACCAATATCGATCGAGATATAAAATTACCCCTTTGGTTGTACACAACCCTTGTGAGATTCCGGTAAAGGAGGAAAAGAAGGAGTCCATCCGGTACAGTTTAAACCAACCCGTCCAAATGGTTTACACTGGGGCTGTCTACCAGGCGCATTACGACGCATTTCAACGGTTAATTGGCGCCCTTCAGCTCATCGAACGCTATAAAATAAATTTGTATGTATATACCTCTCAGCCCTTTAAAAAACTTGAGCAGGAAGGAATTTGTGGTCCGGTGATTTACAAAGGTCACCAGTTGCCCTCAGTTATTTCTAAAGTCCAGCAAAAAGCAGATATCCTTTTTTTACCCTTGGCCTTTGATTCTCCTTTTCCAGATGTTATCAGAACATCCGCTCCTGGGAAGCTGGGGGAATATTTGGTCAGCGGCCGTCCTATTTTAGTCCATGCTCCGGAAAATTCGTTTTTGGCTCAATATTTTAAGCACCATCAGTGCGGATGGGTTGTGGATCAAAAAGACCCTGTGCAGCTAAGGGACACCATATATTCTATTTTAGAAAATGAAAGTGTAAGGGAAAAGCTGATTAAAAATGCACGTAATCGTGCCATAGAGGATTTTGGGTTAGAAAAAGTTAGGTTAAATTTCTTGAAACTTTTTGAAGAGAGAAAATAA
- a CDS encoding class I SAM-dependent methyltransferase, with protein MTSYLVDHFKQVAQTGVGSDLCLKKGFLPLPIHFYSPIPDLEELESRRVWDRKSELAGLNFNCSQQGQFLQKVGREFGDECHWPPQPVGNEEGFFTENGSFSFGCAASTHCMIRHFKPAQVIEIGSGNSSKVILDAIQLNRKMFGSSFGYTIVDPYPKTEIEKKMSPVARIIKQGVEIQDLKLFEELNKNDILFIDSGHTVRTGSDVNFLILEVLPRLSSGVVVHFHDIGLPYEYPKVYATNPHFRMFWTEAYLLQSFLCLNRDYEILLPMGFLMTERIKEFQAAFPHYDPQKHLATSGSFWIRRVGDRRDNP; from the coding sequence TTGACCTCTTATTTGGTGGACCATTTTAAACAGGTGGCCCAGACGGGGGTGGGCAGTGACCTCTGTTTAAAAAAAGGTTTTCTCCCCTTGCCAATTCACTTTTATTCACCGATCCCCGATTTAGAAGAATTAGAAAGCAGACGGGTTTGGGATCGCAAAAGTGAACTGGCTGGATTGAATTTTAATTGCAGTCAGCAGGGTCAATTTTTACAAAAGGTGGGAAGGGAGTTTGGGGATGAATGCCATTGGCCCCCTCAACCCGTGGGGAATGAGGAAGGATTTTTTACTGAAAATGGGTCCTTTAGTTTTGGCTGCGCAGCCAGCACCCATTGTATGATCCGCCATTTTAAACCTGCTCAAGTAATTGAAATTGGCTCAGGAAATTCTTCCAAGGTTATTTTAGATGCCATCCAACTGAACCGGAAAATGTTTGGAAGTTCCTTTGGATACACCATCGTGGACCCATACCCCAAAACCGAGATTGAAAAAAAAATGTCCCCTGTAGCTCGCATTATCAAACAAGGGGTGGAAATCCAAGATTTAAAACTTTTTGAGGAATTGAATAAAAACGATATTTTATTTATTGATTCAGGGCATACGGTTCGTACTGGAAGCGATGTGAATTTTTTAATTTTAGAGGTTTTGCCCCGCTTGTCTTCCGGTGTGGTGGTCCATTTCCACGATATTGGCCTTCCCTATGAATATCCTAAGGTCTATGCCACCAATCCCCATTTTCGAATGTTTTGGACCGAAGCCTATTTATTGCAATCCTTTCTGTGTTTAAACCGTGATTATGAAATTTTATTGCCCATGGGTTTTTTGATGACCGAACGGATCAAAGAGTTCCAGGCTGCATTTCCTCATTATGACCCCCAAAAACATTTGGCAACCAGTGGAAGCTTTTGGATTAGAAGAGTTGGGGACAGGAGAGATAACCCATGA
- a CDS encoding glycosyltransferase, with the protein MKLLFVAMPNSIHTARWIKQLPRDKWDIHLFPVDETHPHQSLNKVTVHPFFRRPSGGLDPSLVQTGWWFPFDKGRTRFSAGLEKMWPNKFSQSSRLVSKIQKIKPDIVHSLEIQHAGYLTLEAREKLGGEFPPWIATNWGSDIYLFGRLSEHADRIRRVLSACNYYTCECQRDVKLAWSFGFKGEALPTLPNSGGFALEKLEKFRGVGPTSSRRLILLKGYQGWAGRALVGLRAIELCADKLRGYRIGVFSSGRDVQIAAELVSQTTGIPIEIIPYCSHEEMLRLHGQARISIGLSISDAISTSLLEAMVMGSFPIQSNTSCAYEWVQHNETALLVHPEDPQVIANAIQLAISDDPLVDHASDLNHRTILNRLNYTVIQSQVISMYEKVLNHRGTN; encoded by the coding sequence GTGAAACTTCTCTTTGTGGCAATGCCCAATAGTATCCATACCGCAAGGTGGATCAAACAGTTGCCTAGAGATAAATGGGATATCCATCTTTTCCCAGTTGATGAGACCCATCCCCATCAATCGCTTAATAAAGTAACGGTCCACCCATTTTTCCGTCGGCCGTCAGGGGGGTTGGATCCCAGTTTGGTTCAAACGGGATGGTGGTTTCCTTTTGATAAGGGGAGAACCCGGTTTTCAGCCGGTTTGGAAAAAATGTGGCCGAATAAGTTTAGCCAATCTTCCCGTCTCGTATCAAAAATCCAGAAAATCAAGCCTGATATTGTTCACTCACTTGAAATTCAACATGCAGGGTATTTGACTTTGGAAGCACGAGAAAAATTGGGTGGGGAGTTTCCGCCCTGGATTGCCACCAATTGGGGAAGCGATATTTATCTCTTTGGACGTTTATCAGAACACGCTGATCGCATTCGAAGGGTTTTATCGGCCTGTAACTACTACACATGCGAATGTCAAAGGGATGTGAAATTGGCCTGGTCCTTTGGGTTTAAAGGAGAAGCCCTTCCCACACTGCCTAATTCAGGAGGGTTCGCCTTAGAAAAATTAGAAAAATTTCGAGGAGTTGGTCCCACTTCCTCAAGACGCCTAATTTTGTTAAAAGGTTACCAAGGATGGGCGGGGAGGGCACTGGTTGGCCTCCGGGCCATTGAACTCTGTGCAGATAAACTTAGAGGATACCGAATTGGAGTTTTTTCATCTGGCCGAGATGTCCAAATCGCAGCAGAATTGGTTTCCCAAACCACAGGAATACCCATTGAAATTATTCCTTATTGCTCCCATGAGGAAATGTTGCGTTTGCATGGACAAGCCAGAATTTCCATCGGTTTGAGTATCAGTGATGCAATAAGCACTTCCTTGCTTGAAGCAATGGTGATGGGTTCCTTTCCTATTCAATCTAACACAAGTTGTGCTTATGAGTGGGTCCAGCATAATGAGACGGCTCTCCTGGTTCATCCGGAGGACCCTCAGGTCATTGCCAATGCCATCCAGCTTGCCATTTCGGATGATCCATTGGTTGACCATGCTTCCGATTTGAATCATCGGACCATATTAAATCGACTCAATTATACGGTTATTCAATCCCAAGTCATTTCTATGTATGAAAAAGTATTAAATCATAGAGGAACAAACTAG
- a CDS encoding ABC transporter ATP-binding protein: MDPAIAVKGLGKCYTLGQAAKGFPFFQQKVSEVFQNSFLKNGKKSPSYGQREVIWALRDVSFEVKPGEVVGIIGRNGTGKSTLLKILSRITEPTEGKAELRGTVASLLEVGTGFHPDLTGRENIYLNGVLMGMKKKEIDGKFDEIVDFAEIEKFLDTPVKRYSTGMYLRLAFSVAAHLEAEILLVDEVLAVGDATFQEKCLGKIGDVAKGGRTVLFVSHNMASIVKLCNYALWIDNGRIRSNGLPEKAVQTYLTSNLFTSDGRVEFSEPENTKEVFIRSVDLRDQYGEVTPSFNIFSPIYVHVTFCCKRKFLNWRVFVSVTRYDGVVVFSTTTWDYNSIRYPVGPGVYHARLLIPGRFLGPASYLLTVAFNEPGKGRLDVLENILRFDIFGTAFDYGRNIGLLVYPFEWKVDGDQ, encoded by the coding sequence ATGGATCCGGCGATTGCCGTCAAAGGGTTAGGCAAGTGCTATACACTTGGTCAAGCAGCCAAGGGTTTTCCATTTTTTCAACAAAAAGTTTCGGAGGTATTCCAAAACTCCTTCCTAAAAAATGGAAAGAAGAGCCCATCTTATGGCCAAAGGGAAGTAATTTGGGCCTTAAGGGATGTCTCTTTTGAGGTGAAACCCGGAGAGGTTGTTGGAATAATCGGTCGTAATGGGACAGGAAAAAGCACTTTATTGAAAATTTTAAGTAGAATTACTGAGCCTACGGAAGGTAAGGCCGAACTAAGGGGAACAGTGGCCAGTCTCTTGGAAGTGGGAACCGGGTTTCATCCAGATTTAACCGGTCGGGAAAATATTTATCTAAACGGTGTTTTGATGGGCATGAAGAAAAAGGAAATCGACGGGAAATTTGATGAAATAGTGGATTTTGCAGAAATAGAGAAATTTCTGGATACCCCTGTTAAGCGTTATTCCACTGGAATGTATCTTAGGTTAGCCTTTTCTGTGGCTGCTCATCTGGAGGCGGAAATTCTTTTGGTGGATGAGGTTTTGGCGGTGGGGGACGCAACTTTCCAGGAAAAGTGCCTTGGTAAAATTGGCGACGTTGCCAAAGGGGGACGAACCGTTTTGTTTGTGAGCCATAATATGGCTTCAATTGTAAAACTGTGTAACTATGCCCTTTGGATTGACAACGGGAGAATCCGCTCAAATGGCCTTCCGGAAAAAGCAGTTCAAACGTATTTAACCTCAAATTTGTTTACATCTGATGGAAGAGTCGAGTTTTCTGAACCAGAAAATACGAAAGAAGTATTCATTCGTTCCGTGGATTTGAGAGACCAATATGGCGAAGTAACTCCAAGTTTTAACATTTTTTCTCCCATCTATGTACATGTAACTTTTTGCTGTAAACGGAAATTCCTTAACTGGAGGGTGTTTGTTTCAGTAACCCGTTACGATGGTGTTGTCGTTTTTTCAACCACAACGTGGGATTATAACAGTATTCGCTATCCAGTGGGCCCAGGCGTTTACCATGCCAGATTACTAATCCCAGGACGGTTTTTAGGACCTGCCAGTTATCTTTTAACTGTTGCTTTTAATGAGCCAGGTAAAGGAAGGCTTGATGTTCTTGAGAATATTCTCCGCTTTGATATTTTTGGGACCGCCTTTGATTATGGACGCAACATTGGACTTTTAGTCTATCCGTTTGAATGGAAGGTTGATGGCGATCAATAA
- a CDS encoding ABC transporter ATP-binding protein: MEVIRTEDLTKVFRSGFRRKQFLALDRLGFQVQEGEIFGFLGPNGAGKTTTLKVLMGFIRPSSGKAWLLGEALGNPKVKQQIGFLPESPYFYDYLTAKEFLGFYGRLFGLSKKEIKERTEDLLKLVGLGSRGTLQLRKFSKGMLQRIGIAQALINDPKLVILDEPMSGLDPIGRKEVRDLILRLKGQGKTVFFSSHIIPDVEMVCDRVGILVKGRLKDIGHLNEILETRIKYTEVVIGACDDPLVNALDPFSGGYSKSGEQFIFRIASEDNLEKVLVTVMNLKGKIISVLPIKETLEEHFIRESKEGNG; the protein is encoded by the coding sequence ATGGAGGTTATTCGAACAGAGGATTTAACCAAAGTATTTCGATCCGGTTTTCGTCGGAAACAATTTTTGGCCTTGGATCGTTTGGGTTTTCAAGTTCAGGAAGGGGAGATTTTCGGGTTTTTGGGGCCCAATGGCGCTGGAAAGACCACCACTTTAAAAGTTTTAATGGGCTTTATTCGTCCTTCCTCTGGAAAGGCTTGGTTATTAGGGGAGGCGTTGGGAAACCCTAAGGTCAAGCAACAGATTGGGTTTCTTCCGGAGTCCCCTTATTTTTACGATTATTTAACCGCAAAGGAATTTCTTGGTTTTTATGGAAGGCTATTTGGCCTTTCAAAAAAAGAAATAAAGGAAAGAACAGAAGACTTGTTAAAATTAGTGGGACTTGGGTCCCGTGGGACCCTCCAATTAAGAAAATTCTCTAAAGGGATGTTACAGAGAATTGGAATCGCCCAAGCCCTCATCAATGATCCCAAACTGGTGATTTTGGATGAACCCATGTCGGGTTTAGATCCCATCGGACGAAAGGAAGTTCGGGATCTTATTTTGCGGTTAAAGGGGCAGGGGAAGACGGTGTTTTTTAGTTCCCATATTATTCCAGATGTTGAGATGGTCTGTGACCGAGTGGGTATTCTGGTCAAAGGCCGTTTGAAGGATATTGGCCATCTCAATGAAATTCTAGAAACAAGAATAAAATATACAGAGGTGGTGATCGGTGCATGTGATGACCCCCTGGTTAATGCCCTGGACCCTTTTTCGGGGGGATATTCGAAAAGCGGTGAACAGTTTATTTTTCGCATTGCTAGTGAGGATAACCTTGAAAAAGTTCTGGTCACTGTCATGAATTTAAAAGGAAAAATTATTTCCGTTTTGCCGATTAAGGAAACGTTGGAGGAACATTTCATTCGGGAATCTAAAGAAGGAAACGGATAG